The Juglans regia cultivar Chandler chromosome 2, Walnut 2.0, whole genome shotgun sequence genome includes a window with the following:
- the LOC109012343 gene encoding increased DNA methylation 1 isoform X2, with translation MSLCQEIEELCNDDFEGSDDECPVFREAVIGSDTDHTSTRCLVAGATNFECESGCPVDGFTLVKWNDEDVSAKRMKFSVNEQPKHIPGSGKIQNSSVVPREIVTNMFCPSRDSVGETITVCVVESSSHGVTSSCHLLRQHLEIDRLGVASNKDVLKCKILGINGNDGKEVVSSEAIASPVSQESFVTSLLFSSPSVTVAEQSGSQLTVERTKLLESPKMDGSNLYLKTDPVKDPRPLLQYYVIHLLGAAGWRIERRKRPSRRYMESVYLTPKGKLIREFPKVWRLCGELLFEDRCIFMQEDDGKEWVDFSHFYSDLSDVLMNIERETNHSETTSTLVQRWRLLNPFVTVVFIDRKIGALRKGEVVKVTKRLVIDKKEKTDAVLVLTSSVEHHFPQRQVSAEDALTEFKGNYHACHKKVSGQKNNGAVEFLTGVSAYGADSTCLVDTIKGMENQCSGISGNKISSLGLTSLQGCASDSTFFHLGCCLCNVFVTSTNSSDELRGSGAITPYPDSNTNLPSSDKQASDHNVDTPKEVAEYVPRDSLEEKNKCLVGKNTDKLESHLQGSLVDHPNCTNDHLYHSQDLEADQQSEHSEREREKCSEASKFKMVDTFSSVDIIRKRKTHRKSRKISEIKLSTLYQSDIVGTTSTDAVGMPNIKEQGTRSELKEVQEILIAVTPANARNKGSRNNSSSLGSCQHQIKKKCSRVKKMCRDHNGSRSGKKKPCQIEDDDLLVSAIIKNKDFYPSTAQHSSEKKACKSRALRKLKSQKGCCRLLPRSMGSRGKQFTDGKSYSGARTVLSWLIDAGVISLNDVIQYRNSKDDSVIKDGPVTRDGIICKCCSNVLTISEFKIHAGFKLNRPCLNLFIKSGKPYTLCQLQAWSTEYKIRKNGTQLVKGDEDDQNDDSCGLCGDGGVLICCDYCPSTFHQACLATEELPEGSWYCPSCTCRICGELINDKEASGSSDALKCSQCEHKYHEACMKGRFVYEGVVADTWFCGGSCEKVYSGLQSRVGLVNHIADGFSWILLRCIHDDQKVHSTQRFALKAECNSRLAVALTIVEECFLSMVDPRTGIDMIPQVLYNWASDFARLNFYGFYSVVLEKDDVLISVACIRVHGTTVAEMPLIATCSQYRRQGMCRRLMAAIEEMLISFKVEKLVIAAIPDVVETWTEGFGFKLLEDNEKKNLNKINLMVFPGTIFLKKHLYENRMADRHYGPGDNLPSDYKVDACSKGETMTESLQQSDGNSCTNLVNAESIILDDRYSQGCKGDSQVAIIDGDLVQVDKLSVGMEESTKVVVHSKGEATIESINQVGAEIDIELVEGYNLQEFKVVAKAEVKLVQQSDGTCCAIEVGNEIKIGLLDATLQESEDGHEMEIACCEKQSDGNCWADEGGAEWGIRYTEGHKMQMGENQVGTLQDQFSELSCGGVPTILEDSQPKIVSGIVFSGMYDETQIYLDLQQQQQQQKSMS, from the exons ATGTCACTTTGCCAAGAAATTGAGGAGTTGTGTAATGATGACTTTGAGGGATCAGATGATGAGTGCCCTGTTTTCAGAGAGGCCGTCATTGGTAGTGACACTGACCACACTAGTACGAGGTGCCTTGTTGCTGGAGCTACTAACTTTGAGTGTGAATCTG GGTGTCCTGTGGACGGATTTACTTTGGTCAAGTGGAATGATGAGGATGTGAGTGCTAAGCGAATGAAGTTTTCAGTGAATGAACAGCCTAAACATATACCTGGTTCAGGAAAGATTCAGAATTCATCAGTGGTTCCAAGAGAAATTGTTACAAACATGTTCTGCCCATCTAGAGACTCTGTTGGCGAAACAATAACAGTCTGTGTTGTTGAATCATCAAGTCATGGTGTCACATCTAGTTGCCATCTGTTGAGGCAACATTTAGAAATTGACAGACTGGGTGTTGCGAGCAACAAAGACGTTCTAAAGTGTAAAATTCTGGGCATAAATGGGAATGATGGAAAAGAAGTGGTTTCTAGTGAAGCCATCGCTTCACCTGTTTCCCAGGAAAGCTTTGTGACCAGTTTATTGTTTTCAAGCCCATCTGTCACCGTTGCAGAGCAGTCTGGATCGCAACTTACTGTGGAAAGAACAAAGCTATTGGAATCTCCAAAAATGGATGGATCGAATTTGTATCTGAAGACTGACCCTGTAAAGGATCCTCGTCCTCTTCTCCAGTACTATGTCATTCACCTGCTTGGGGCAGCAGGATGGCGTATTGAGAGGCGTAAAAGACCTAGTAGGCGATATATGGAGTCAGTCTATCTAACACCAAAGGGAAAGCTGATTCGTGAATTCCCTAAAGTTTGGAGGTTATGTGGCGAGCTTTTATTCGAAGATAGGTGTATTTTTATGCAGGAAGATGATGGTAAGGAATGGGTTGATTTTAGTCACTTCTATTCGGATCTTTCTGATGTATTGATGAATATAGAACGAGAGACGAATCATTCAGAAACTACTAGCACATTGGTTCAGAGGTGGAGGCTTTTAAATCCCTTCGTGACTGTTGTGTTTATTGATAGAAAGATTGGTGCATTGAGAAAGGGAGAGGTAGTTAAAGTGACTAAACGTTTAGTGATTGATAAGAAGGAGAAAACTGATGCTGTTTTGGTCTTGACAAGCAGTGTTGAACATCATTTTCCACAGAGACAGGTGTCAGCTGAAGATGCATTGACAGAGTTTAAGGGGAACTACCATGCCTGCCATAAAAAAGTCTCCGGGCAGAAAAATAACGGGGCAGTGGAATTTCTGACAGGCGTATCTGCTTATGGGGCTGATAGTACGTGTTTAGTGGATACCATTAAGGGGATGGAAAATCAATGTAGTGGAATATCTGGGAACAAAATAAGCAGTCTGGGTTTAACTTCTTTACAAGGTTGTGCGTCTGATAGCACATTTTTCCATTTGGGTTGTTGTCTTTGCAATGTTTTTGTTACTTCCACAAACAGTAGTGATGAGCTCAGAGGGTCTGGAGCCATTACCCCTTATCCGGATAGTAATACAAATTTGCCAAGCTCTGATAAACAGGCTTCTGACCACAATGTGGACACACCTAAAGAAGTTGCAGAGTATGTGCCAAGGGACTCTTTggaggagaaaaataaatgtcTAGTAGGCAAAAATACTGATAAGCTGGAAAGTCATCTGCAGGGATCATTGGTTGACCATCCAAACTGCACAAATGATCATCTGTATCACTCACAGGATTTGGAGGCAGATCAGCAATCTGAACATAGTGAACGTGAACGCGAGAAGTGCTCTGAagcttcaaagttcaaaatggTGGATACATTTTCTTCAGTAGATATTATTAGGAAAAGGAAGACACACAGGAAGTCTAGAAAGATCTCAGAAATCAAACTGAGCACATTATACCAAAGTGACATTGTAGGTACAACTTCTACTGACGCGGTCGGCATGCCGAATATCAAAGAACAAGGGACTCGGTCAGAGTTGAAAGAGGTCCAGGAGATCCTCATTGCAGTTACTCCTGCGAATGCAAGAAATAAAGGAAGTCGCAATAACTCCTCATCTTTAGGCTCTTGCCAGcatcaaatcaagaaaaaatgcTCAAGGGTGAAGAAAATGTGTCGTGATCATAATGGTTCTAGATCGGGAAAAAAGAAACCTTGCCAAATTGAAGATGATGACCTATTGGTTTCAGCCATAATAAAAAACAAGGATTTCTACCCAAGCACTGCTCAGCATTCTTCTGAAAAGAAAGCCTGCAAATCAAGAGCTCTAAGAAAGCTTAAAAGCCAAAAGGGTTGTTGCAGATTGCTTCCAAGAAGCATGGGTAGCAGAGGGAAGCAGTTTACAGATGGAAAGTCGTATTCTGGAGCAAGAACAGTCTTATCATGGTTGATCGATGCTGGAGTCATATCTCTCAATGATGTGATCCAGTATCGGAACTCCAAGGATGATTCTGTTATTAAAGATGGTCCTGTTACCAGGGATGGTATTATTTGTAAATGTTGCAGTAACGTGCTCACGATCTCTGAGTTCAAGATCCATGCAGGTTTCAAACTGAACCGCCCCTGCTTGAATCTATTCATTAAGTCTGGTAAGCCCTACACATTATGCCAGCTTCAAGCCTGGTCCACTGAATACAAGATCAGGAAAAATGGCACTCAGTTGGTGAAAGGGGATGAGGATGATCAGAATGATGATTCATGTGGGTTGTGTGGTGATGGAGGCGTGTTAATATGCTGTGATTACTGCCCCTCTACTTTTCATCAGGCTTGTTTGGCTACAGAG GAGCTCCCTGAAGGCAGCTGGTACTGCCCGAGTTGCACCTGTCGGATATGTGGAGAATTGATTAATGATAAAGAGGCTTCAGGTTCTTCTGATGCATTAAAATGCTCACAGTGCGAGCATAAAT ATCATGAGGCATGCATGAAAGGAAGGTTTGTATATGAGGGAGTAGTAGCGGACACTTGGTTTTGTGGTGGAAGCTGTGAGAAG GTTTACTCAGGTCTCCAGTCTCGTGTTGGGCTCGTCAATCATATTGCTGATGGTTTTTCATGGATACTCCTTAGATGCATTCATGATGACCAAAAGGTTCATTCTACCCAACGTTTTGCACTGAAGGCAGAATGCAATTCAAGATTAGCTGTTGCTCTTACAATTGTGGAGGAATGCTTTCTGTCCATGGTGGATCCAAGGACAGGCATAGACATGATACCCCAAGTTTTGTACAATTGGGC GTCAGATTTTGCACGTCTAAATTTTTATGGGTTTTACTCAGTGGTCTTGGAGAAAGATGATGTGCTTATTTCTGTAGCATGCATCAG GGTGCATGGAACTACAGTTGCAGAGATGCCTCTTATTGCAACTTGCAGCCAATACCGTCGCCAGGGAATGTGCCGACGCCTTATGGCTGCTATTGAAGAG ATGCTAATATCTTTCAAGGTGGAAAAGCTTGTGATAGCTGCCATTCCAGATGTAGTGGAGACATGGACTGAGGGTTTTGGCTTCAAACTTTTGGAGgacaatgaaaagaaaaatctgaatAAGATCAACTTGATGGTTTTTCCTGGgacaatttttctcaaaaaacacTTGTATGAAAATCGTATGGCAGATAGACATTATG GACCAGGTGACAATTTACCCTCGGATTATAAAGTAGATGCTTGTTCCAAAGGAGAGACCATGACAGAGTCCCTACAGCAGTCTGATGGTAACTCCTGCACGAACCTAGTTAATGCTGAATCAATAATCCTCGACGACAGGTATTCACAAGGATGTAAAGGTGACAGTCAAGTGGCAATCATTGATGGTGATTTGGTACAAGTAGATAAATTGTCAGTAGGAATGGAAGAATCAACCAAAGTAGTTGTCCATTCCAAAGGAGAGGCAACGATTGAATCCATAAACCAAGTTGGTGCTGAAATAGACATTGAACTTGTGGAAGGCTACAATTTGCAGGAATTCAAAGTTGTTGCCAAAGCAGAAGTCAAATTGGTACAGCAATCTGATGGAACCTGCTGTGCGATTGAAGTTggcaatgaaataaaaattggaCTTTTGGATGCAACTCTGCAGGAATCTGAAGATGGTCACGAAATGGAAATCGCTTGCTGTGAGAAGCAATCTGATGGAAACTGTTGGGCAGATGAAGGTGGTGCTGAATGGGGTATCAGGTATACAGAAGGCCATAAAATGCAAATGGGTGAAAACCAAGTAGGAACTTTGCAGGACCAATTTTCAGAGCTGTCCTGTGGAGGGGTCCCAACAATATTAGAGGATAGCCAGCCTAAAATAGTTTCTGGTATTGTATTCTCAGGAATGTATGATGAAACACAGATTTATTTGGACctacagcagcagcagcagcagcagaaaAGTATGAgttga
- the LOC109012343 gene encoding increased DNA methylation 1 isoform X1, with translation MSLCQEIEELCNDDFEGSDDECPVFREAVIGSDTDHTSTRCLVAGATNFECESGMNTDTSLSSNSEKSAVTRHSSTKNIHSEDIYNVSENHFTYQKKNNVSEDCRDNFAPGCPVDGFTLVKWNDEDVSAKRMKFSVNEQPKHIPGSGKIQNSSVVPREIVTNMFCPSRDSVGETITVCVVESSSHGVTSSCHLLRQHLEIDRLGVASNKDVLKCKILGINGNDGKEVVSSEAIASPVSQESFVTSLLFSSPSVTVAEQSGSQLTVERTKLLESPKMDGSNLYLKTDPVKDPRPLLQYYVIHLLGAAGWRIERRKRPSRRYMESVYLTPKGKLIREFPKVWRLCGELLFEDRCIFMQEDDGKEWVDFSHFYSDLSDVLMNIERETNHSETTSTLVQRWRLLNPFVTVVFIDRKIGALRKGEVVKVTKRLVIDKKEKTDAVLVLTSSVEHHFPQRQVSAEDALTEFKGNYHACHKKVSGQKNNGAVEFLTGVSAYGADSTCLVDTIKGMENQCSGISGNKISSLGLTSLQGCASDSTFFHLGCCLCNVFVTSTNSSDELRGSGAITPYPDSNTNLPSSDKQASDHNVDTPKEVAEYVPRDSLEEKNKCLVGKNTDKLESHLQGSLVDHPNCTNDHLYHSQDLEADQQSEHSEREREKCSEASKFKMVDTFSSVDIIRKRKTHRKSRKISEIKLSTLYQSDIVGTTSTDAVGMPNIKEQGTRSELKEVQEILIAVTPANARNKGSRNNSSSLGSCQHQIKKKCSRVKKMCRDHNGSRSGKKKPCQIEDDDLLVSAIIKNKDFYPSTAQHSSEKKACKSRALRKLKSQKGCCRLLPRSMGSRGKQFTDGKSYSGARTVLSWLIDAGVISLNDVIQYRNSKDDSVIKDGPVTRDGIICKCCSNVLTISEFKIHAGFKLNRPCLNLFIKSGKPYTLCQLQAWSTEYKIRKNGTQLVKGDEDDQNDDSCGLCGDGGVLICCDYCPSTFHQACLATEELPEGSWYCPSCTCRICGELINDKEASGSSDALKCSQCEHKYHEACMKGRFVYEGVVADTWFCGGSCEKVYSGLQSRVGLVNHIADGFSWILLRCIHDDQKVHSTQRFALKAECNSRLAVALTIVEECFLSMVDPRTGIDMIPQVLYNWASDFARLNFYGFYSVVLEKDDVLISVACIRVHGTTVAEMPLIATCSQYRRQGMCRRLMAAIEEMLISFKVEKLVIAAIPDVVETWTEGFGFKLLEDNEKKNLNKINLMVFPGTIFLKKHLYENRMADRHYGPGDNLPSDYKVDACSKGETMTESLQQSDGNSCTNLVNAESIILDDRYSQGCKGDSQVAIIDGDLVQVDKLSVGMEESTKVVVHSKGEATIESINQVGAEIDIELVEGYNLQEFKVVAKAEVKLVQQSDGTCCAIEVGNEIKIGLLDATLQESEDGHEMEIACCEKQSDGNCWADEGGAEWGIRYTEGHKMQMGENQVGTLQDQFSELSCGGVPTILEDSQPKIVSGIVFSGMYDETQIYLDLQQQQQQQKSMS, from the exons ATGTCACTTTGCCAAGAAATTGAGGAGTTGTGTAATGATGACTTTGAGGGATCAGATGATGAGTGCCCTGTTTTCAGAGAGGCCGTCATTGGTAGTGACACTGACCACACTAGTACGAGGTGCCTTGTTGCTGGAGCTACTAACTTTGAGTGTGAATCTGGTATGAACACAGACACATCACTTTCTTCTAACAGTGAAAAATCAGCTGTAACGAGGCATTCTTCCACCAAAAATATACACTCAGAGGATATTTATAATGTATCTGAAAACCatttcacttatcaaaaaaaaaataatgtatctgAAGATTGTAGAGACAACTTTGCTCCAGGGTGTCCTGTGGACGGATTTACTTTGGTCAAGTGGAATGATGAGGATGTGAGTGCTAAGCGAATGAAGTTTTCAGTGAATGAACAGCCTAAACATATACCTGGTTCAGGAAAGATTCAGAATTCATCAGTGGTTCCAAGAGAAATTGTTACAAACATGTTCTGCCCATCTAGAGACTCTGTTGGCGAAACAATAACAGTCTGTGTTGTTGAATCATCAAGTCATGGTGTCACATCTAGTTGCCATCTGTTGAGGCAACATTTAGAAATTGACAGACTGGGTGTTGCGAGCAACAAAGACGTTCTAAAGTGTAAAATTCTGGGCATAAATGGGAATGATGGAAAAGAAGTGGTTTCTAGTGAAGCCATCGCTTCACCTGTTTCCCAGGAAAGCTTTGTGACCAGTTTATTGTTTTCAAGCCCATCTGTCACCGTTGCAGAGCAGTCTGGATCGCAACTTACTGTGGAAAGAACAAAGCTATTGGAATCTCCAAAAATGGATGGATCGAATTTGTATCTGAAGACTGACCCTGTAAAGGATCCTCGTCCTCTTCTCCAGTACTATGTCATTCACCTGCTTGGGGCAGCAGGATGGCGTATTGAGAGGCGTAAAAGACCTAGTAGGCGATATATGGAGTCAGTCTATCTAACACCAAAGGGAAAGCTGATTCGTGAATTCCCTAAAGTTTGGAGGTTATGTGGCGAGCTTTTATTCGAAGATAGGTGTATTTTTATGCAGGAAGATGATGGTAAGGAATGGGTTGATTTTAGTCACTTCTATTCGGATCTTTCTGATGTATTGATGAATATAGAACGAGAGACGAATCATTCAGAAACTACTAGCACATTGGTTCAGAGGTGGAGGCTTTTAAATCCCTTCGTGACTGTTGTGTTTATTGATAGAAAGATTGGTGCATTGAGAAAGGGAGAGGTAGTTAAAGTGACTAAACGTTTAGTGATTGATAAGAAGGAGAAAACTGATGCTGTTTTGGTCTTGACAAGCAGTGTTGAACATCATTTTCCACAGAGACAGGTGTCAGCTGAAGATGCATTGACAGAGTTTAAGGGGAACTACCATGCCTGCCATAAAAAAGTCTCCGGGCAGAAAAATAACGGGGCAGTGGAATTTCTGACAGGCGTATCTGCTTATGGGGCTGATAGTACGTGTTTAGTGGATACCATTAAGGGGATGGAAAATCAATGTAGTGGAATATCTGGGAACAAAATAAGCAGTCTGGGTTTAACTTCTTTACAAGGTTGTGCGTCTGATAGCACATTTTTCCATTTGGGTTGTTGTCTTTGCAATGTTTTTGTTACTTCCACAAACAGTAGTGATGAGCTCAGAGGGTCTGGAGCCATTACCCCTTATCCGGATAGTAATACAAATTTGCCAAGCTCTGATAAACAGGCTTCTGACCACAATGTGGACACACCTAAAGAAGTTGCAGAGTATGTGCCAAGGGACTCTTTggaggagaaaaataaatgtcTAGTAGGCAAAAATACTGATAAGCTGGAAAGTCATCTGCAGGGATCATTGGTTGACCATCCAAACTGCACAAATGATCATCTGTATCACTCACAGGATTTGGAGGCAGATCAGCAATCTGAACATAGTGAACGTGAACGCGAGAAGTGCTCTGAagcttcaaagttcaaaatggTGGATACATTTTCTTCAGTAGATATTATTAGGAAAAGGAAGACACACAGGAAGTCTAGAAAGATCTCAGAAATCAAACTGAGCACATTATACCAAAGTGACATTGTAGGTACAACTTCTACTGACGCGGTCGGCATGCCGAATATCAAAGAACAAGGGACTCGGTCAGAGTTGAAAGAGGTCCAGGAGATCCTCATTGCAGTTACTCCTGCGAATGCAAGAAATAAAGGAAGTCGCAATAACTCCTCATCTTTAGGCTCTTGCCAGcatcaaatcaagaaaaaatgcTCAAGGGTGAAGAAAATGTGTCGTGATCATAATGGTTCTAGATCGGGAAAAAAGAAACCTTGCCAAATTGAAGATGATGACCTATTGGTTTCAGCCATAATAAAAAACAAGGATTTCTACCCAAGCACTGCTCAGCATTCTTCTGAAAAGAAAGCCTGCAAATCAAGAGCTCTAAGAAAGCTTAAAAGCCAAAAGGGTTGTTGCAGATTGCTTCCAAGAAGCATGGGTAGCAGAGGGAAGCAGTTTACAGATGGAAAGTCGTATTCTGGAGCAAGAACAGTCTTATCATGGTTGATCGATGCTGGAGTCATATCTCTCAATGATGTGATCCAGTATCGGAACTCCAAGGATGATTCTGTTATTAAAGATGGTCCTGTTACCAGGGATGGTATTATTTGTAAATGTTGCAGTAACGTGCTCACGATCTCTGAGTTCAAGATCCATGCAGGTTTCAAACTGAACCGCCCCTGCTTGAATCTATTCATTAAGTCTGGTAAGCCCTACACATTATGCCAGCTTCAAGCCTGGTCCACTGAATACAAGATCAGGAAAAATGGCACTCAGTTGGTGAAAGGGGATGAGGATGATCAGAATGATGATTCATGTGGGTTGTGTGGTGATGGAGGCGTGTTAATATGCTGTGATTACTGCCCCTCTACTTTTCATCAGGCTTGTTTGGCTACAGAG GAGCTCCCTGAAGGCAGCTGGTACTGCCCGAGTTGCACCTGTCGGATATGTGGAGAATTGATTAATGATAAAGAGGCTTCAGGTTCTTCTGATGCATTAAAATGCTCACAGTGCGAGCATAAAT ATCATGAGGCATGCATGAAAGGAAGGTTTGTATATGAGGGAGTAGTAGCGGACACTTGGTTTTGTGGTGGAAGCTGTGAGAAG GTTTACTCAGGTCTCCAGTCTCGTGTTGGGCTCGTCAATCATATTGCTGATGGTTTTTCATGGATACTCCTTAGATGCATTCATGATGACCAAAAGGTTCATTCTACCCAACGTTTTGCACTGAAGGCAGAATGCAATTCAAGATTAGCTGTTGCTCTTACAATTGTGGAGGAATGCTTTCTGTCCATGGTGGATCCAAGGACAGGCATAGACATGATACCCCAAGTTTTGTACAATTGGGC GTCAGATTTTGCACGTCTAAATTTTTATGGGTTTTACTCAGTGGTCTTGGAGAAAGATGATGTGCTTATTTCTGTAGCATGCATCAG GGTGCATGGAACTACAGTTGCAGAGATGCCTCTTATTGCAACTTGCAGCCAATACCGTCGCCAGGGAATGTGCCGACGCCTTATGGCTGCTATTGAAGAG ATGCTAATATCTTTCAAGGTGGAAAAGCTTGTGATAGCTGCCATTCCAGATGTAGTGGAGACATGGACTGAGGGTTTTGGCTTCAAACTTTTGGAGgacaatgaaaagaaaaatctgaatAAGATCAACTTGATGGTTTTTCCTGGgacaatttttctcaaaaaacacTTGTATGAAAATCGTATGGCAGATAGACATTATG GACCAGGTGACAATTTACCCTCGGATTATAAAGTAGATGCTTGTTCCAAAGGAGAGACCATGACAGAGTCCCTACAGCAGTCTGATGGTAACTCCTGCACGAACCTAGTTAATGCTGAATCAATAATCCTCGACGACAGGTATTCACAAGGATGTAAAGGTGACAGTCAAGTGGCAATCATTGATGGTGATTTGGTACAAGTAGATAAATTGTCAGTAGGAATGGAAGAATCAACCAAAGTAGTTGTCCATTCCAAAGGAGAGGCAACGATTGAATCCATAAACCAAGTTGGTGCTGAAATAGACATTGAACTTGTGGAAGGCTACAATTTGCAGGAATTCAAAGTTGTTGCCAAAGCAGAAGTCAAATTGGTACAGCAATCTGATGGAACCTGCTGTGCGATTGAAGTTggcaatgaaataaaaattggaCTTTTGGATGCAACTCTGCAGGAATCTGAAGATGGTCACGAAATGGAAATCGCTTGCTGTGAGAAGCAATCTGATGGAAACTGTTGGGCAGATGAAGGTGGTGCTGAATGGGGTATCAGGTATACAGAAGGCCATAAAATGCAAATGGGTGAAAACCAAGTAGGAACTTTGCAGGACCAATTTTCAGAGCTGTCCTGTGGAGGGGTCCCAACAATATTAGAGGATAGCCAGCCTAAAATAGTTTCTGGTATTGTATTCTCAGGAATGTATGATGAAACACAGATTTATTTGGACctacagcagcagcagcagcagcagaaaAGTATGAgttga